A region of the Ranitomeya variabilis isolate aRanVar5 chromosome 5, aRanVar5.hap1, whole genome shotgun sequence genome:
ATATGTATACGTATGTGTATTTATAGGTatgtggtgtgtatgtatgtatatatatatatatatatatatatatatcagtgtttaAACATTCCTTTTTAGTAACAATATATTATACTTCATCGTTCCCTATGGTATAAGCTTTATTCAGCCAAGGCTTATAAACAAATGATAGTAGTGTAACTTTTCAGGTCTCCATATATTAGCATTCTAGGTTAGCACCTTCTCACATCATGACTTGCTAGCTTAAAAACTGAtagcttattttttttttccagatctcTTGACAGCATGACACATCAGAAGAAAGAAAGAGCAGAATGTGTGCCTAGACACCAACTCAGTTGCTTTTGTGGATTACATTTGCAGTAAAATGTATGGATCTATCTTGTGCTTGCCCTTGTATATAGACCATGAGACTTGACTGAAGCAATAATATATATCCTCCATCTATGGCGAACGATAGCCATGCAGCTGACAACATTCTGCAAAATGTGTCTCCTTTAACAGCATTTTTAAAGCTAACATCATTGGGCTTTATAATAGGAGTAAGTGTGGTGGGTAACCTTCTTATCTCAATTTTGCTTGTCAAAGATAAGACCTTACACAGAGCTCCTTACTACTTCCTGTTGGATCTGTGCTGCTCAGATATCCTGAGATCTGCTATTTGTTTTCCATTTGTGTTCACCTCCGTGAAGAATGGCTCTACATGGACTTATGGGAATCTTACTTGCAAAGTGATTGCTTTTCTTGGGGTCTTGTCCTGTTTTCACACCGCATTCATGTTATTCTGTATAAGTGTTACCAGATACTTAGCTATAGCCCACCATCGGTTTTATACAAAAAGGTTGACTTTTTGGACTTGCTTGGCAGTCATTTGCATGGTGTGGACCTTATCTGTAGCTATGGCCTTCCCACCAGTCCTCGATGTTGGCACCTACTCCTTTATTAGAGAGGAAGATCAATGCACGTTTCAACATCGTTCCTTCAGGGCCAACGACTCCTTGGGATTTATGTTACTCCTTGCTCTCATTCTTCTAGCCACACAGCTTGTCTACCTCAAGCTGATATTTTTTGTTCACGACCGAAGGAAAATGAAGCCAGTCCAGTTTGTAGCAGCAGTAAGCCAGAATTGGACTTTTCATGGTCCTGGAGCCAGCGGTCAAGCAGCAGCTAACTGGTTGGCAGGCTTTGGAAGGGGTCCCACACCACCAACCTTACTTGGAATAAGGCAAAATGCAAACACCACAGGCAGGAGAAGGCTACTGGTTTTAGATGAATTCAAAATGGAAAAAAGAATCAGTAGAATGTTCTATATTATGACATTCCTTTTCCTGACCTTGTGGGGGCCCTATCTGGTAGCTTGTTACTGGAGAGTTTTTGCCAGAGGTCCTGTTGTACCGGGAGgatttctaacagcagctgtgtggatGAGTTTCGCCCAAGCTGGAATCAATCCTTTTGTCTGCATTTTCTCAAACAGGGAGCTGAGGCGCTGTTTCAGCACAACCCTTCTTTACTGCAGAAAATCCAGGTTACCAAGGGAACCTTACTGTGTTATATGAGGGAGCATCTGCAAAATCTTTAGCCTTGTGAAACACTACCCTTCTCTGCTAAGCAATTGTGGCCTGTAGCCATGTCTTGAGAAGAAGATCAAGAATGGAGCATCAGCAGCATTGTGCACACTTTGCAATAGCGCACCTGTAATCCTATTTTCTCCTGGCCACCAGGGAAGGTTTGTAATTGGAAACAAAG
Encoded here:
- the GPR85 gene encoding putative G-protein coupled receptor 85 yields the protein MANDSHAADNILQNVSPLTAFLKLTSLGFIIGVSVVGNLLISILLVKDKTLHRAPYYFLLDLCCSDILRSAICFPFVFTSVKNGSTWTYGNLTCKVIAFLGVLSCFHTAFMLFCISVTRYLAIAHHRFYTKRLTFWTCLAVICMVWTLSVAMAFPPVLDVGTYSFIREEDQCTFQHRSFRANDSLGFMLLLALILLATQLVYLKLIFFVHDRRKMKPVQFVAAVSQNWTFHGPGASGQAAANWLAGFGRGPTPPTLLGIRQNANTTGRRRLLVLDEFKMEKRISRMFYIMTFLFLTLWGPYLVACYWRVFARGPVVPGGFLTAAVWMSFAQAGINPFVCIFSNRELRRCFSTTLLYCRKSRLPREPYCVI